The DNA window GTCATTCTGATCACGACGCTACGTTCGAAGAATCGGTCGGTCGCACCGGGATACTCGCCGGTTGGATATCGAATGTCGCGTATCAGGTGTGCTCCTGCAGCTCCCGCACCTCGTCGACGTCGACCGGTCGACCGAGATCGGCCGACGCGTACGCTGCGAGGACAACTTCCACAGCCTTGCGGGCGTCCCGCCCGCTCACGATCGGCTCCCTGTCCTCTCTGATCGCCTCGAGGAAGTCTCGTACCTGCCCCTCGAGACCCGTTCCGGTCGGCGGCTCGATTAGATCCGGCTCGACTTCCTCGTCCTCGAGGACGAAGACACCGGAGTTGTACGACCCCTCGGTTCCGTTTAGTTCGACACGGTCCTCGCCGCCTTGGACGGCGGTCGTCGCCTCGATGACGCCGCGGGCGCCGTTTTCGAACTCGAGGGAGACGACCGCGAGGTCCTCGCACTCCATCTCGTGGGCGATCGTGTCCGTCTCGGCGGAGACGCGCTCGATGCCGCCGGTCAGCCAGTCGAGCAGGTCGACGAAGTGGATCGCCTGCTGGATGAGGACGCCGCCGTCGAGGTCCCGCTGCCCGTGCCAGTGGTCGTCGTAGTAGCTCTGGGGGCGGTGCCACTTGACGCTCGTATCGGCGAGGATCAGGTCGCCGAATCGTCCCTCCTCGACCCACCGGCGGGCGGTCCACCGCTCCGGCGTGAACCGCCGCTGGAAGATTCCGCCGAGCCGAACGTCGTTGCGATCGGCCGCTTCGATCATTCGATCGACGCGGTCGATGTACACGTCCAGCGGCTTCTCGCAGAGCACGTGGAGTCCGGCCTCGGCGGCGTCGACCCCCATCTCGGCGTGCGTTCCCGACGGCGTGCAGATGCTGACGGCGTCTAACTCCTCGGTTTCGAACATCTCTCGATGATCGGTGTAGCCGGTCGCGTCGAACTCGTCAGTGAACTCCGCGATCGATTCCTCGCTGCGCGCCGTGCCGGCGACGACTTCTGCCCCGTCGATCGACTCGACGGCCGCCGCGTGGTTGCTCCCGAATCCCGTCGCTCCGACGATACCGTACCTGAGCATACGAGAACCAACAGTTCGCTCGCACTTCAATTTTCGTCGGCGCGATCGGATTGCGGCGCTTGACTCGGACGGCGGTGCCTCGAGCGATGTGGCCTCGGGCGACAGCGGATCGCGGACACGCGAGGTCAAGTTTTATTCCGCCGGCCGTGCCATATGTCCGCATGGAGTCGTTCGAGTCCGAGGACGGACACGTCATCGTCCGTCTCGACCGCGGCGATCTCGCACTGGAATCGATCGAACGTGCCTGCGACGAACACGACGTCGACACCGGCGCCGTCGTCACCGGCATCGGCACCTTCAGCACCCTGAACATCCACTACGTCGACCGCACGGATCTGCCCGACGACCAGGCCGACCGGAACGTCGACCTGCAACTCGAGGGCGCTTGGGAGGTCACGGACATCAACGGGGTGATCGCTGACGGCGAGCCGCACCTCCACGTGACCGCGTTCGACGGCGAGCGCACGGTCGGCGGCCACCTCGAGGACGGCTGCGAGATCAACGTACTCGGCGAGGTGACGATCCGGAAGATCGACGGGCTCGAGTTGGAACGTCGACCCGGCGAGCGGAACGTTTCGCAGCTTCGGCGCCGGCAGTAAGGGACCGAAACGCGACCGCTTAGTGGAACGTCACGCAGACGTTCTCCATGTCGTCGTTGTACTGCGCGATGTTGATCAGCAGCGGCGTCAGCGCCTCGACTTCGGTGGCGTTGGTGAGCGGTCCGACGTCGAGCGGGCGGAGGCCGCGGATCGAGTCCGCGACCGTCGCGACCGTCTCCTTGGCCCCCTCGTCGTCGCCGAGCAACAGCGTATCCGTGTCGATCTCCACGTCCAGATCGGCGAGTCGTTCGCCCGACAGATTCGTGAACGCGCCGACGACGGGAACGTCGTCCGGCGCCGTTTCGTCGATCATTTCGATGACGCTCCCCACCGACGGCGGGTGGTAGTGGAGGCCGTCCTCGTCGCGTTGCATGCCGACCGCTGGACTGACGAGTATCGTTTCGTCGTCGAGCCCTGGTGCGATAGTTTCGATGGTCTCTTCGGCGTAGTAGGGCGGAACCGAGAGTACGACGACGTCCGCGTCCGCCGCGGCGTCGACGTTTTCGGCCGCCCCGAGTTGCGGGTCGACGCCGCGGTCGCGCAACCGGGATCGGTACTGCTCGGCTGCCTCGCTGGCCTTCCGCTCGTCTCGCGACCCGATCGTCAGCGGGTAGTCCGCATCGCGTCCCAGCCGCAGCGCGAGCGCTTCGCCGATCTCGCCGGTACCGCCGAGCAGTGCGATCTCCGTCGTGGTAGCGTTGGTCGTCATCGGTGGATTGTCAGTCGTTATCGTAGTGGAATTCGGTCCAGGGACCGTCCGTGAGCGGGTACTGTTCGATCACGTCTTCGTTCAGTTCGACGCCGAGACCGGGCTCGTCGGACACCGACAGCACGCCGTCGGTGACGTCGGGCTGTCCCTCGATCAGGTCGAACGCGAGATCGAACGGATACATTCCGGGATCCACCTCGGTGTCGAACAGCGGGTCGTCCTCGAAGACGGGGTACTCCACGAGCGTGGCTTCGGGCGCGGCCGCGACGAGGTGTGCGTTCGCGGCGAGGCCGATCCACGTCCCGAAGTTGTGCGGGACGAACTCGAGGTCGTCCCGGCCCGCGCAGAGCGCGACGGCCTCCCGGCAGCCGGTAAAGCCCTCGTGGTGGCGGACGTCGCCCTGAAGGAAGTCAACGGCGCCGGTTTCGCCGAGCGCGACCAGTCCCGCGGCCGACTCCTCGCTCTCGCCGCCCGCGAGCGGCGCATCTGTTGCAGCGAGGTCGACGTACCCCTCGTGGTCGTCCGGCTCGACGGGTTCCTCGATCCAGTAGGCGTCGTGGTCGGCAGCGTGGACGACCAGATCGCGGACCGTCTCGCGGTCGTAGCCCTCGCGGAGCTTCCACCAGGTGTGAACGTCGAGCATGAGTTCGATGTCGTCCACGCTCGCGGCGAGTTGCGCGACGGTTTCGCGGTCGCCCTCGGGACCGATCCCGGGGCGGTACTTGTAGCCGAAAAAGCCCAGCTCCTCGAGGACCTGTGCCTGCTCGACGTAGCCGTCCGGCTCCATGTACATCCCCGCGCTGGCGTACAGATCGAGTTCGGTCGTCGGCGCCGCGTCGGCGTCGAACTCGTCCGCGAGCAGTTCGTAGACCGGCGCGCCGCGCCGCTTCCCTTCGATGTCGTACAGCGCGACGTCGATCGCCGAGATCGCCTCGATCAGATCGCCGTCGGGAACGTTGCTCCCGCGGAGCAAGTCGTGGGCGTCGGGGATCGCGTCGATGGTTTCGCCCTCGAGGGCGTCGGCGACGGGCCCCTCGACGACGTCGGCGAACGTTCCCTGCGAGTCGCCCTCGAAGTACTCGGTCATGGCCGAACTGCTCGCGCCGGCCGTCGCGATTCCCCGGAGGCCGTCTCTCGTTTCGACGACGACTAACACGACGTCCCGCTTCCGGAGTCGTCGGACGCCGCCGTGGAACGGCCGCTCCTGTACCGGATCGATCGGCGACGAGAGGGCGTAGCCTCTCACTGCTGTAATCTCCATACCGGAGCTAACTACATCTATCAGTATAAATCATGCGAGCACCGTCAAGAATCGTCCTGATCTACGAGCGCAGCGGGCGGGACTGCCTACGAGAATTTGGTGTTGAGTTCGATGACGTTCGCAGCACGCTGGACGTAGTCCGAGAGTTCCCCATGGAGTCGCTCGTCGGTAAACCGGCTCGAGGGGCCGGAGACACTGATGGCACCCAGGACCTTCTCGCCTTTCCTGACGGGCGCGGCGACGCAGCGCAGGCCGTTGATGTTCTCCTCGTCGTCGATGCCGTAGCCGCGGTCGCGAATCGCCTCGAGGTCCTCGAAGAACTCCTCCGGCGTCGTGATCGTGTTGCGCGTCTGCGCGACGAACTCGGTTT is part of the Halopiger aswanensis genome and encodes:
- a CDS encoding PPC domain-containing DNA-binding protein, which codes for MESFESEDGHVIVRLDRGDLALESIERACDEHDVDTGAVVTGIGTFSTLNIHYVDRTDLPDDQADRNVDLQLEGAWEVTDINGVIADGEPHLHVTAFDGERTVGGHLEDGCEINVLGEVTIRKIDGLELERRPGERNVSQLRRRQ
- the npdG gene encoding NADPH-dependent F420 reductase; its protein translation is MTTNATTTEIALLGGTGEIGEALALRLGRDADYPLTIGSRDERKASEAAEQYRSRLRDRGVDPQLGAAENVDAAADADVVVLSVPPYYAEETIETIAPGLDDETILVSPAVGMQRDEDGLHYHPPSVGSVIEMIDETAPDDVPVVGAFTNLSGERLADLDVEIDTDTLLLGDDEGAKETVATVADSIRGLRPLDVGPLTNATEVEALTPLLINIAQYNDDMENVCVTFH
- a CDS encoding Gfo/Idh/MocA family protein, whose product is MLRYGIVGATGFGSNHAAAVESIDGAEVVAGTARSEESIAEFTDEFDATGYTDHREMFETEELDAVSICTPSGTHAEMGVDAAEAGLHVLCEKPLDVYIDRVDRMIEAADRNDVRLGGIFQRRFTPERWTARRWVEEGRFGDLILADTSVKWHRPQSYYDDHWHGQRDLDGGVLIQQAIHFVDLLDWLTGGIERVSAETDTIAHEMECEDLAVVSLEFENGARGVIEATTAVQGGEDRVELNGTEGSYNSGVFVLEDEEVEPDLIEPPTGTGLEGQVRDFLEAIREDREPIVSGRDARKAVEVVLAAYASADLGRPVDVDEVRELQEHT
- a CDS encoding mandelate racemase/muconate lactonizing enzyme family protein; this translates as MEITAVRGYALSSPIDPVQERPFHGGVRRLRKRDVVLVVVETRDGLRGIATAGASSSAMTEYFEGDSQGTFADVVEGPVADALEGETIDAIPDAHDLLRGSNVPDGDLIEAISAIDVALYDIEGKRRGAPVYELLADEFDADAAPTTELDLYASAGMYMEPDGYVEQAQVLEELGFFGYKYRPGIGPEGDRETVAQLAASVDDIELMLDVHTWWKLREGYDRETVRDLVVHAADHDAYWIEEPVEPDDHEGYVDLAATDAPLAGGESEESAAGLVALGETGAVDFLQGDVRHHEGFTGCREAVALCAGRDDLEFVPHNFGTWIGLAANAHLVAAAPEATLVEYPVFEDDPLFDTEVDPGMYPFDLAFDLIEGQPDVTDGVLSVSDEPGLGVELNEDVIEQYPLTDGPWTEFHYDND